From one Sulfurimonas sp. HSL-3221 genomic stretch:
- a CDS encoding LemA family protein, with product MDTSYLYIVAMLLLVLYAIFIFNGFVALRMRSEASWSDIDVQLKRRHNLIPRLVEAVKTYAAYERAIMEAVVEARTKGIEAHGVSEQSRAEKHLTHELRQLLAVVENYPDIKADGTFMKLQHELVAIEDAIQNARRYYNAVVRDYNTKIDSFPEMLIARPFRFVRRTYFELENLQEAMVPKVEW from the coding sequence ATGGACACATCTTATCTCTACATCGTGGCAATGCTACTGCTTGTTTTATACGCTATTTTTATTTTCAACGGCTTTGTCGCACTACGGATGCGTTCGGAAGCGAGCTGGTCCGATATCGACGTGCAGCTCAAGCGCAGGCACAATCTTATTCCCCGTCTTGTCGAGGCGGTCAAAACGTATGCGGCCTACGAACGGGCGATCATGGAAGCTGTCGTCGAGGCCCGTACCAAAGGGATCGAAGCGCATGGCGTTTCTGAGCAGAGCAGGGCGGAAAAACATCTGACGCATGAGCTGAGACAGCTGCTAGCGGTCGTCGAGAACTATCCGGATATCAAAGCCGACGGCACGTTCATGAAACTTCAGCATGAGTTGGTGGCAATAGAAGACGCCATCCAGAATGCCCGGCGCTATTACAATGCCGTCGTCAGGGATTACAACACCAAGATCGACTCTTTCCCGGAGATGTTGATCGCAAGACCGTTTCGTTTCGTCCGCAGGACGTATTTCGAGTTGGAGAATCTTCAAGAAGCAATGGTACCGAAAGTCGAATGGTGA
- a CDS encoding DUF2207 domain-containing protein produces MVTRFLLLLGLLLGTVSYAGESIDDYRIELSLHQNGSLDVAERIRYNFGGEIRHGIFRDIPLALKTKESSAARLDIGLEKIDVLADNRKVPFEVTNFRSNGGGKVRVRIGDPARYVTGTHLYRIAYGVKRGVTMEGSDYVLRWNAVGTEWNIPIHVATATVHLPQALSQANVKLAVFTGRYGSTASKATQQWVDDRTLLVSMTGLGAHEALTVEAAFARSLLGDIPYLMHPEPVRPQLKRAVKHKYKIPAYEAQAFILTMISWGVAALLWLLMHWYWYVYGRNVLNRSIPVQYAAPKGFGVLESGILFNRFSAGRHFAAAIVDLARQGYLGISRDHKGVFLEKSDVPGKKHTPFQERLYQLLFFRGKRFDISKPPRGRMGVFLGGIGRLKRDLSAWTENDGYMLEGPRYARKAFLVIFGILCGIFTAVAMFFSFLYVGDEVTMIVFILGGFGVYLLTRAALAGVLFVFFSAISIYVIFSEGGSVLPYVTHTPFLALIVVFLLLLVYYRNMGKYTEKGLEVYARLLGYKEFIKRVELDEIRRRQEEDPAFLSQALPYAMLFGYEKKWIGFFKSLETDIHDWHREEPALVLSAFSSSASLMESSFGGGGSSGGSGGGASGSSSSGGGSGGGGGGSW; encoded by the coding sequence ATGGTGACGCGCTTTCTTCTGTTGCTGGGACTGCTGTTGGGTACGGTATCGTATGCAGGCGAGTCGATTGACGACTACCGCATCGAGCTTAGTTTGCATCAAAACGGCAGCCTGGATGTGGCAGAGCGGATCCGCTACAACTTCGGCGGTGAGATACGACACGGCATCTTCCGCGATATCCCGCTTGCTTTGAAAACGAAGGAGAGTTCGGCCGCAAGGCTCGATATCGGTTTGGAAAAAATAGATGTTCTGGCGGACAATCGCAAAGTTCCTTTCGAGGTGACGAATTTCCGTAGCAACGGCGGCGGAAAGGTCCGCGTAAGAATCGGAGATCCGGCCCGATATGTTACGGGAACGCATCTGTACCGGATCGCTTACGGCGTCAAACGAGGAGTGACGATGGAAGGGTCGGACTATGTATTGCGGTGGAATGCCGTCGGAACCGAATGGAATATCCCAATCCATGTCGCAACCGCTACCGTGCACTTGCCGCAGGCGCTTTCACAGGCTAACGTCAAGCTGGCGGTATTTACGGGGCGCTACGGATCAACGGCCTCTAAAGCGACCCAGCAGTGGGTTGATGACCGCACACTACTCGTTTCAATGACGGGACTGGGAGCGCATGAAGCATTGACCGTCGAGGCGGCGTTCGCACGGAGCCTTCTAGGCGATATCCCGTATCTTATGCACCCCGAACCTGTCCGTCCGCAGTTGAAGAGGGCAGTCAAGCACAAGTATAAAATACCGGCGTATGAAGCACAGGCGTTTATACTGACAATGATTTCCTGGGGAGTCGCCGCTTTGCTGTGGCTCCTAATGCACTGGTACTGGTACGTTTATGGGAGGAACGTGCTCAATCGCAGTATTCCTGTACAGTATGCAGCCCCGAAAGGCTTCGGTGTTTTGGAGTCCGGTATCCTTTTCAACCGCTTTTCTGCCGGCCGGCACTTTGCCGCGGCCATCGTTGACCTGGCCCGGCAGGGCTATTTGGGGATTTCGCGGGATCACAAAGGTGTATTCCTGGAGAAATCGGATGTACCGGGAAAGAAACATACCCCCTTTCAGGAACGTCTTTATCAGTTACTCTTTTTCCGCGGGAAACGTTTCGATATTTCAAAGCCTCCGCGAGGCAGGATGGGGGTTTTTCTCGGGGGGATTGGCAGGCTAAAACGGGACCTTTCCGCGTGGACGGAAAACGACGGCTATATGCTGGAAGGACCCCGCTATGCCAGAAAGGCTTTTCTGGTGATTTTCGGTATTTTATGCGGGATATTCACCGCGGTGGCAATGTTTTTCAGCTTTTTATATGTCGGGGACGAAGTGACCATGATCGTCTTCATTCTCGGTGGATTCGGAGTGTACCTGCTTACCAGGGCGGCGCTCGCAGGGGTCTTGTTCGTCTTCTTTTCTGCAATCAGCATTTACGTGATTTTCTCGGAGGGAGGTTCTGTGCTCCCTTACGTTACGCATACCCCGTTCCTTGCCCTGATAGTTGTTTTTTTGCTGCTTCTGGTCTATTACCGCAACATGGGTAAATATACTGAAAAAGGTCTAGAGGTGTATGCGCGGCTATTGGGCTATAAAGAGTTTATCAAACGGGTTGAACTGGACGAGATACGACGGAGGCAGGAGGAGGACCCCGCGTTTTTGAGCCAGGCCCTGCCGTACGCTATGCTTTTCGGCTATGAAAAAAAATGGATTGGTTTTTTCAAGAGCCTTGAAACAGATATACATGATTGGCATCGGGAAGAGCCCGCACTGGTACTGTCCGCGTTCTCAAGCAGCGCTTCGTTGATGGAGAGCAGTTTCGGAGGGGGTGGAAGCTCCGGCGGTTCGGGCGGGGGAGCATCCGGCAGCAGCTCTTCCGGCGGCGGTTCCGGCGGTGGTGGCGGCGGTTCGTGGTAA
- a CDS encoding ATP-dependent helicase → MPLSRLNEEQYKAATASFGHNLIIASAGTGKTSTIVGRIAHLLGQGVQPHEILLLTFTNKAAAEMVERVASFFGAEKAGQIDAGTFHAVSYRWLKRQQGKVVLKQQRELKTLFRSVYEKRSFHHLEGENEPYGANYLYDLYSYYQNTEMDKSFEMWITERQEEHDRFAMIYADIIDEFEELKTQYGFLNFNDLLLQMRKLCERMELGYKEVLVDEYQDTNALQGTLIDAMNPPSLFCVGDYDQSIYAFNGADISIIGSFSQKYPEAAVHTLSKNYRSTVPILSLANKVIAKNERIYPKQLEVTRDHAAPPPKLLVYDELFEQYHGIAEMIGKSVTEHEEIAVIFRNNSSADGIEAALREKGIACRRRGGVSFFDAKEVKFILDIYTLLVNESDMMAFIHVFEHAKGVGSALAKELYVALQFLGGGSMLRGLYTPDLKISNPFEKRKLNHQLGLFDDFLELGHAGRFAEVISDKKLLKNPVLKHPKLTKDGAKMLSQFYTLLQAIKNLSRPQNVVQKIAVSDLYATVAEQLAVRRAILPDGQVDAKLKTEALERIRRKPAVLQELAKPYKEHERFLNAMILGSQDLTQGEGVHLLSIHASKGLEYKEVYVIDLMDGRFPNRKLMGRGGSLDEERRLFYVAVTRAKDILYLSFAKYDRIKKAQFVPSIFLYEAGMLKEDEEYRMLVKKEEAKEDA, encoded by the coding sequence TTGCCCCTCTCCCGTCTTAATGAAGAGCAGTATAAAGCAGCAACCGCATCTTTCGGCCATAACCTGATTATTGCTTCTGCCGGGACGGGAAAGACGTCGACCATTGTCGGGCGGATCGCGCACCTGCTGGGGCAGGGGGTGCAGCCCCATGAGATTCTGCTGCTGACCTTCACGAACAAGGCGGCGGCGGAGATGGTCGAACGTGTCGCCTCGTTTTTCGGGGCGGAGAAGGCCGGTCAGATCGACGCCGGGACCTTCCATGCGGTGAGCTACCGATGGCTCAAGCGGCAGCAGGGCAAGGTCGTCCTCAAACAGCAGCGAGAGCTCAAGACCCTTTTCCGCAGCGTCTATGAAAAACGGAGCTTCCACCACCTGGAGGGGGAGAACGAACCCTACGGGGCCAACTACCTCTACGACCTTTACTCCTACTACCAGAATACGGAGATGGACAAGAGTTTCGAGATGTGGATCACTGAGCGGCAGGAGGAACATGACCGTTTTGCGATGATTTATGCCGACATTATTGATGAATTCGAGGAGCTGAAAACCCAGTACGGTTTTTTGAATTTCAACGACCTGCTCCTGCAGATGCGCAAACTCTGCGAACGGATGGAGCTGGGATACAAAGAGGTGCTCGTCGACGAGTACCAGGATACCAACGCGCTACAGGGGACTCTCATCGACGCGATGAACCCGCCGTCGCTCTTCTGTGTCGGCGATTATGACCAGTCCATCTACGCCTTCAACGGGGCGGATATCTCCATTATCGGCTCCTTTTCACAGAAGTATCCCGAGGCAGCTGTCCATACCCTCTCGAAGAACTACCGCTCGACCGTCCCGATCCTTTCATTGGCAAACAAGGTGATTGCGAAAAATGAACGCATCTATCCGAAACAGCTGGAGGTGACCCGCGATCATGCTGCACCGCCGCCGAAGCTACTGGTCTACGACGAGCTTTTTGAACAGTACCACGGCATTGCAGAGATGATCGGCAAGAGTGTAACCGAGCATGAAGAGATCGCCGTCATTTTCCGTAACAATTCCAGCGCAGACGGAATCGAAGCGGCACTGCGGGAGAAGGGGATCGCCTGCCGCCGGCGCGGCGGGGTCAGTTTTTTTGACGCCAAAGAGGTGAAGTTTATTCTTGATATCTATACGCTTCTTGTGAACGAGAGCGATATGATGGCTTTCATCCATGTGTTCGAACACGCAAAAGGGGTGGGCAGCGCTCTGGCAAAGGAGCTTTACGTAGCGCTGCAATTCCTCGGCGGCGGTTCGATGCTGCGCGGGCTTTATACACCGGATTTGAAAATTTCCAACCCCTTTGAGAAACGGAAACTGAACCATCAGCTCGGACTCTTCGATGATTTTCTCGAACTGGGGCATGCCGGCCGCTTTGCCGAGGTGATCAGCGACAAGAAACTGCTGAAGAACCCCGTACTGAAGCATCCGAAACTAACCAAGGACGGGGCGAAAATGCTCTCCCAGTTCTATACCCTGCTGCAGGCGATCAAAAACCTCTCCCGCCCCCAGAACGTCGTACAGAAGATCGCAGTCTCAGATCTCTATGCGACGGTCGCGGAACAGTTGGCCGTCCGGCGTGCCATTCTACCCGACGGGCAGGTCGATGCAAAGCTTAAAACGGAAGCGCTGGAACGTATCCGCCGCAAACCGGCGGTGCTCCAGGAGCTGGCCAAACCGTACAAAGAGCATGAGCGCTTCCTCAATGCGATGATCCTCGGCTCCCAGGACCTGACGCAGGGCGAAGGGGTGCATCTTCTCAGCATCCATGCTTCCAAAGGGCTGGAGTATAAAGAGGTCTATGTCATCGATCTGATGGACGGGCGCTTTCCCAACCGTAAGCTGATGGGCAGAGGAGGGAGCCTGGATGAGGAACGGCGGCTCTTCTACGTGGCCGTGACCCGGGCGAAGGATATCCTCTATCTCAGTTTTGCCAAATACGACCGGATCAAAAAGGCACAGTTCGTGCCGTCGATTTTCCTTTACGAAGCGGGCATGCTCAAAGAGGACGAAGAGTACAGAATGCTCGTGAAAAAAGAGGAAGCGAAAGAAGACGCGTAA
- a CDS encoding type II secretion system F family protein, with the protein MKYYLATVLSKGKKVQHGFYADGKKEAMYIAKVRYPGIVVNVMEGAAPLDDQLKHFKERFMGNIKKKKVKPDSLIAAIRQLAVMTNAGISVHDALNEIARAANDPVLEEIFSSVAEDINSGSSMSKSMENFRFQLGGLTLAMVELGEQTGNMADSLYQLADMLEEIRRNVIKFKKAMAYPRNVMIAMAVAFTILISYVVPQFKKIFEELHADLPLPTIILLKLEYLFNNFGPYILAGLIVFFIIFRYMLNTNREFKFRWHQLLLKTYLIKDLIMFSTLNRFTLVFSALVKAGIPIADALETSVAMIDNLPLQEKLLTVRQAVEKGASLSEGLADTGLFENMIIQMISAGEQGGQLDSMLEKVTDYYKMRFDQIIDGLAEAIEPIMLFIIAAMVLLLALGIFLPMWSLNDAVHGR; encoded by the coding sequence ATGAAATACTATCTTGCAACAGTCCTTTCCAAAGGGAAAAAAGTTCAACACGGCTTTTACGCCGACGGTAAAAAAGAGGCAATGTATATTGCCAAAGTCCGCTATCCCGGTATCGTCGTCAATGTCATGGAAGGCGCAGCGCCGCTCGATGATCAGCTCAAACATTTCAAAGAGCGCTTCATGGGCAACATCAAGAAGAAGAAGGTCAAACCCGATTCTCTGATCGCTGCAATCCGTCAGCTGGCCGTTATGACCAATGCCGGTATCTCCGTTCATGATGCATTGAACGAAATCGCACGGGCAGCCAACGACCCGGTGCTCGAAGAGATCTTCTCCTCCGTTGCCGAAGATATCAACTCGGGTTCAAGCATGTCGAAATCCATGGAAAATTTCCGCTTTCAACTCGGCGGTCTCACCCTGGCGATGGTCGAACTCGGTGAGCAGACCGGTAACATGGCTGATTCACTCTACCAGCTTGCCGACATGCTCGAAGAGATCCGGCGCAATGTCATCAAGTTCAAGAAGGCAATGGCCTATCCGCGCAATGTCATGATCGCCATGGCCGTCGCTTTTACGATTTTGATCTCCTACGTCGTACCGCAGTTTAAAAAGATCTTCGAAGAGTTGCATGCCGATCTGCCGCTGCCGACGATTATTCTGTTGAAGCTGGAGTACCTGTTCAACAATTTCGGTCCCTATATCCTTGCGGGGTTGATTGTCTTTTTTATCATTTTCCGGTACATGCTCAATACCAACCGGGAGTTCAAATTCCGATGGCACCAGCTTTTGCTGAAAACCTATTTGATCAAAGACCTGATCATGTTCTCTACGCTTAACCGTTTCACCTTGGTCTTTTCCGCACTTGTCAAGGCGGGTATTCCCATTGCCGATGCGCTTGAGACCTCCGTCGCCATGATCGACAACCTCCCGCTGCAGGAGAAACTTTTGACCGTCAGACAGGCTGTCGAAAAAGGGGCCTCCCTGAGTGAGGGGCTTGCCGACACCGGATTGTTTGAGAATATGATCATTCAGATGATCTCCGCCGGTGAACAGGGGGGTCAGCTCGACTCGATGCTCGAAAAGGTCACGGATTACTATAAGATGCGTTTCGACCAGATCATCGATGGTCTCGCGGAAGCGATTGAGCCGATCATGCTCTTTATCATCGCCGCGATGGTCCTGCTGCTTGCCCTGGGTATCTTCCTGCCTATGTGGTCGCTCAACGACGCCGTCCACGGCCGTTAA
- a CDS encoding GspE/PulE family protein, which yields MDRITHDLLEKKHISQTQIDRLVKVGVKEEILLETLTKVGAVSLNFVKRFVVEQIRAGKYDLEILKQYPFLPERAVLEYLAEVLEIQYIDLDSIDMDYRLAERVPLNLLQRSNALPVAESDMSITVAFADPLNIDAQEAIQRVFPRKPLQVAIASGKQIQSYLFKIDIKSSVKGLVDNIRKELNTIGSPEEQKDASSILQLINVILKTCIKSRASDIHIEPTENNCVVRARVDGKLAEIFIFDQDIYPPLASRFKLLANLDIAEKRKPQDGRFSAVVGDREYDFRFSTLPILYGESIVMRILDKEKALIRLEDAGMDADGYKKLLQALKKPHGILLVTGPTGSGKTTTLYGALNELRNVEDKVITVEDPVEYRMNLIQQVQVHPQVGMTFAAALRSILRQDPDKIMIGEIRDHETLEIAIKAALTGHLVISTLHTNDAISALPRMSDMGIEPYLISGAVVAVQAQRLVRKICPHCKKELEVPPSVLKEYQAYIPPETVFYHGVGCKECNGSGYLGREMISEVLPITETLSSMIARSASKEEMMKQAIQEGFVSMFQNGMNKVVEGKTTIEEVLRVAKE from the coding sequence GTGGATAGAATTACGCACGATCTTCTGGAAAAAAAGCATATCTCCCAAACCCAGATCGACCGCCTTGTCAAGGTCGGGGTGAAAGAGGAGATTCTGCTGGAAACACTGACAAAAGTCGGGGCCGTATCGCTCAATTTTGTCAAACGTTTCGTCGTTGAACAGATCCGGGCCGGCAAGTATGACCTGGAAATTCTCAAACAGTATCCTTTTCTCCCCGAAAGGGCCGTCCTGGAGTATCTGGCGGAGGTCCTTGAGATCCAATATATCGACCTGGATTCGATCGACATGGATTACCGTCTGGCGGAACGTGTTCCCCTGAACCTGCTGCAGCGCTCCAATGCCCTGCCGGTAGCGGAAAGCGATATGAGCATTACGGTCGCCTTTGCCGATCCGCTCAACATCGATGCCCAGGAAGCGATTCAGAGGGTCTTCCCGCGCAAGCCCCTCCAGGTCGCCATCGCTTCGGGAAAGCAGATACAGTCCTATCTCTTCAAAATCGATATTAAAAGCAGTGTCAAGGGCCTTGTCGACAACATCCGCAAAGAGCTTAACACGATCGGTTCGCCCGAAGAGCAGAAGGACGCATCGTCGATTCTCCAGCTCATCAACGTTATTCTGAAAACCTGTATCAAGAGCCGGGCCAGCGATATCCATATCGAACCGACGGAGAACAACTGCGTCGTCCGGGCGCGTGTCGACGGGAAACTGGCCGAGATCTTCATTTTCGACCAGGATATCTACCCACCGCTCGCTTCGCGTTTCAAACTCCTCGCCAATCTCGATATCGCCGAAAAGCGCAAGCCTCAGGACGGCCGTTTCTCCGCCGTGGTCGGTGACCGCGAGTATGACTTCCGTTTTTCTACGCTCCCGATTCTTTACGGCGAATCAATCGTTATGCGTATTTTGGACAAGGAAAAAGCGCTTATCCGACTGGAAGATGCCGGTATGGATGCAGACGGCTACAAAAAGCTGCTCCAGGCCCTTAAAAAGCCGCACGGCATTCTCCTGGTCACCGGACCGACCGGTTCGGGGAAAACGACGACGCTGTACGGCGCGCTCAACGAACTCCGTAACGTCGAGGACAAAGTCATTACGGTCGAAGACCCCGTCGAATACCGGATGAACCTCATCCAGCAGGTCCAGGTCCATCCGCAGGTCGGCATGACCTTCGCGGCGGCGCTACGCTCCATTTTGCGCCAGGACCCCGACAAGATCATGATCGGGGAGATCCGCGACCATGAAACCCTGGAAATCGCCATCAAGGCCGCCCTGACCGGCCACCTCGTCATTTCGACCCTGCACACCAACGATGCCATCAGCGCACTGCCGCGGATGTCGGATATGGGCATCGAACCCTATCTGATCAGCGGGGCCGTTGTCGCCGTTCAGGCGCAGCGTCTTGTCCGCAAGATCTGCCCGCATTGCAAAAAAGAGCTTGAAGTGCCGCCATCCGTTTTAAAAGAGTATCAGGCCTACATCCCGCCCGAGACGGTCTTTTACCACGGTGTCGGCTGCAAAGAGTGCAACGGCAGCGGCTATCTCGGCCGGGAAATGATCAGTGAAGTACTTCCCATTACCGAAACGCTCAGCAGTATGATCGCCCGGAGTGCTTCCAAAGAAGAGATGATGAAACAGGCGATTCAGGAAGGTTTTGTTAGTATGTTCCAGAATGGGATGAATAAGGTTGTCGAAGGTAAAACAACCATCGAAGAAGTCTTGAGGGTGGCAAAAGAATGA
- a CDS encoding ATP-binding protein: MQNKNLFDSSKEVFLDVVDANAYVQLDRVAIVYKSLMEAIKKPLKMILLFGKPGTGKSMMLSRIYKELHDRQKIVLYQTPITDEDAFFRSLARDVFDYITDEPIHFTRFNELAAQYTFETPPVVLLDEAQMYSTALLEKIRLISDTRQIKFIISLHKTEQEDVVAKEHFQSRIWEAQELLNASAAELKIYIQKKLLRSNCFDVANMFNDKNVRWIHELTEGNYRNTNKLLFALFSIASWYEENQPTQINYTAVNRKMIEMAGIETGFINA; the protein is encoded by the coding sequence ATGCAGAATAAGAACCTCTTTGACTCTTCCAAAGAGGTCTTTCTCGATGTAGTAGACGCGAATGCCTATGTGCAGCTCGATCGCGTCGCCATCGTCTACAAATCCCTGATGGAAGCCATAAAAAAACCCCTGAAAATGATCCTGCTTTTCGGAAAACCGGGAACGGGTAAAAGTATGATGCTGAGCCGTATCTACAAAGAACTGCACGACAGACAAAAAATCGTTCTGTATCAAACACCCATTACCGATGAAGATGCTTTTTTCCGCTCACTGGCACGCGATGTGTTTGACTACATCACCGACGAACCCATCCATTTTACGCGCTTTAACGAGCTTGCCGCACAATATACTTTTGAAACGCCTCCGGTCGTCTTGCTGGATGAAGCGCAAATGTATTCAACGGCACTGTTGGAAAAAATCCGTCTGATCTCCGATACGCGCCAGATCAAGTTTATTATCTCCCTGCACAAAACGGAACAGGAGGACGTTGTCGCCAAAGAGCATTTCCAGTCACGTATCTGGGAAGCACAAGAGCTGCTCAACGCTTCGGCCGCCGAATTGAAGATCTACATTCAGAAAAAACTGCTTCGGTCAAACTGTTTTGATGTCGCCAATATGTTCAATGACAAGAATGTCCGCTGGATCCATGAATTGACCGAAGGCAATTACCGTAATACCAACAAGTTGCTCTTTGCTCTCTTCAGTATTGCGTCATGGTATGAAGAGAACCAGCCCACGCAGATCAACTATACTGCTGTCAACCGTAAAATGATTGAAATGGCGGGGATTGAAACGGGGTTTATCAATGCTTAA
- the mshL gene encoding pilus (MSHA type) biogenesis protein MshL has product MKNMTPFQSIHKSITSVAAALLLASSVQAADCTYELFSISGAKGMTISKYVDQLSNECELTLIISDNEAEKKMSKRLQRTNLKNLTLNEVLDILLVDNNLNYTLENNILKISFIETKTYNIDYIISARKSIGSTDILLSSSQATGSSSSQSGGGGGGQGADLGGGSMQITQNNTSGIKIESLDEVKFWEELDLELQRVLNRPTDFYQAEAPIVNKNAGLVTVTATVRQQQRLEKYLNELQKKIQYQVLIDVRMMAVTLSDSSSTGIDWSQIYALQNLSFHIDKLDALNVSTFDTTGNILTGGTAGYSGPASLLKLTGGNTITELVKFLKTQGDVDAISNPKVLTLNNQPALITVGTEYFYKIQQSQILAGSSAGTSQTTQNEEVNSIFAGVLLDITPEIANDNTITLKINPSVSQTRIKLSSDEIEQQKRSMPPDLDRRQLASVVTVKDGNSIIIGGLIDKSESMHTNRVPLLGDIPGLGYLFKYEEKAVDTTELVIVIEPHIIKKENNTLSLSDLGYTKFTDSEAGLTSKETAAEANAE; this is encoded by the coding sequence ATGAAAAACATGACTCCATTCCAAAGCATCCACAAGTCAATCACTTCGGTAGCCGCGGCCCTACTGCTGGCTTCATCGGTACAGGCAGCAGACTGTACGTATGAGCTCTTTTCCATCAGCGGAGCGAAGGGGATGACCATCTCCAAATACGTCGATCAGCTGAGCAACGAATGTGAACTCACACTGATCATCAGCGACAATGAAGCTGAAAAAAAGATGTCCAAACGCTTGCAGCGGACCAATCTGAAGAACCTCACACTGAACGAGGTCCTGGATATTCTCCTGGTTGACAACAACCTCAACTATACCCTGGAGAACAATATCCTCAAGATCTCCTTTATCGAGACGAAGACCTACAACATCGACTACATCATCAGTGCCCGCAAAAGTATCGGCAGTACGGATATCCTGCTCAGCAGCTCCCAGGCAACCGGAAGTTCAAGCAGCCAATCCGGCGGCGGTGGCGGCGGCCAGGGAGCGGACCTCGGCGGCGGCTCCATGCAGATTACGCAAAACAACACCTCCGGTATCAAGATCGAGTCCCTCGACGAGGTCAAGTTCTGGGAAGAACTCGACCTCGAACTGCAGCGCGTCCTGAACCGTCCGACGGACTTCTATCAGGCGGAAGCTCCGATTGTCAACAAAAACGCGGGGCTCGTCACCGTTACGGCGACGGTACGCCAGCAACAGCGTCTCGAAAAATACCTCAACGAACTGCAGAAAAAGATCCAATACCAGGTGCTGATCGACGTCCGCATGATGGCCGTCACACTCAGCGACAGCAGTTCGACCGGTATCGACTGGTCCCAGATCTATGCCCTGCAGAATCTCTCGTTCCACATCGACAAACTCGATGCATTGAACGTTTCCACCTTTGATACGACGGGGAATATTCTGACGGGGGGTACCGCAGGCTATTCCGGTCCGGCGTCGCTGCTCAAACTCACCGGGGGTAATACGATCACGGAACTGGTCAAATTCCTTAAAACGCAGGGGGATGTTGACGCGATCTCCAATCCGAAGGTACTGACCCTCAACAACCAGCCTGCCCTCATTACTGTCGGTACGGAGTATTTCTACAAGATCCAGCAGTCCCAGATTCTTGCCGGTAGTTCGGCCGGTACATCGCAGACCACACAGAACGAAGAGGTCAACTCCATCTTCGCGGGTGTTCTGCTCGACATCACGCCGGAGATCGCCAACGACAATACGATCACCCTCAAGATCAATCCTTCGGTCAGCCAGACAAGGATTAAACTCAGCAGCGACGAAATCGAGCAGCAAAAGCGCTCTATGCCGCCGGATCTTGACCGCCGCCAGCTTGCCTCCGTCGTGACCGTCAAAGACGGCAACAGTATCATCATCGGCGGTCTGATCGACAAATCCGAAAGCATGCATACTAACAGAGTACCGCTCCTCGGTGACATCCCGGGACTCGGTTACCTTTTCAAATACGAAGAAAAAGCTGTGGATACGACGGAACTCGTTATTGTTATCGAACCGCACATTATCAAGAAAGAGAACAACACGCTCTCCCTTTCTGATCTTGGATATACCAAGTTTACCGACAGTGAAGCCGGCCTGACCTCCAAAGAAACAGCTGCAGAGGCCAATGCAGAATAA
- the era gene encoding GTPase Era, which produces MTKAGFVALVGRPNAGKSTLLNALLGEKIAMVSQKANATRRRLNAIVMHGEDQLIFVDTPGLHEKERKLNQFMLEEALKAIGDCDLIVYLAPAADSVKHYKRFLEIAGGKKHLIALSKIDQISQGELLARIAEYNAFSEHFEALIPVSVTKHTGLEQLKEVITRFLPESPYLFDPEDLTNEKLRDIFREFIRESIFENISDEIPYGTDVVIDKIDEADDIDHIRATIIVEKESQKGIMIGKSGATIKRIGKHARQKIESLSGHRAYLDLFVSVKPNWTNDKKMLEDLGYQT; this is translated from the coding sequence ATGACCAAAGCCGGTTTCGTAGCCCTCGTCGGACGCCCGAACGCGGGCAAAAGTACCCTACTCAATGCGCTGCTGGGCGAGAAGATCGCCATGGTCAGCCAGAAAGCCAATGCGACGCGCAGGCGTCTCAACGCCATCGTCATGCACGGGGAAGATCAGCTGATCTTCGTCGACACGCCGGGTCTGCATGAAAAAGAGCGCAAGCTCAACCAGTTCATGCTCGAAGAGGCCCTCAAGGCGATCGGCGACTGCGATCTGATCGTCTACCTGGCCCCGGCTGCGGACAGCGTCAAACACTACAAGCGCTTTTTGGAGATTGCCGGCGGGAAAAAGCACCTCATTGCGCTCAGCAAAATTGACCAGATCTCCCAGGGAGAGCTGCTAGCACGCATCGCGGAGTACAACGCCTTCTCTGAGCACTTCGAGGCCCTCATTCCCGTCTCTGTGACCAAGCATACCGGTCTCGAACAACTCAAAGAGGTCATTACGCGCTTTCTGCCGGAATCACCCTACCTCTTTGACCCTGAAGACCTCACCAATGAGAAGCTGCGTGACATCTTCCGAGAGTTCATCCGCGAATCAATTTTCGAGAACATCAGCGACGAAATCCCCTACGGGACCGATGTCGTCATTGACAAGATCGATGAAGCTGATGACATCGACCATATCCGCGCCACAATCATCGTTGAAAAGGAGAGCCAGAAAGGAATTATGATCGGTAAAAGCGGCGCGACGATCAAGCGCATCGGCAAGCATGCCCGTCAGAAAATCGAATCCCTTTCCGGCCACCGCGCCTACCTTGATCTGTTTGTCAGCGTGAAACCCAACTGGACCAACGATAAGAAGATGCTGGAAGACCTCGGGTACCAAACCTGA